A stretch of Thermotoga sp. SG1 DNA encodes these proteins:
- a CDS encoding flagellar hook-length control protein FliK: MRIVLLKESLLNLMRTLQKEKKEEFLSVLLDEKKVLAEKKEVQSKPFVFTKEGKKKQKGEETTALLSRYSVLFDHTDRNYKVKAPEKDKPDTSFTDAEIPEDAKKISKTKRDLTSYPEDGIPLFDDGTHVSASLKKTMVSNMRVNEDGTVHVSESPKKIPDDIKSLFDTKIPADSVSMKENVRSKGNAPFGEVEPEDVLLSEKRVSHLPLKNDLGQKNISVAKEIKEIRTTDSEGMVGKREHNVLTQGSVNFKRVSDASTSRNDSIGKAVSVKMISEKEETEEDFSHVSNESLPNSKMLQNKTVQSTEHILKTSPEGVEIGVKENPHPVFERAFIPVKEKATVEPIAGTISGKIPVDQKESAVQETPQQDDILKQKSPEAGVTNVKEEKIITSLMETGKDISTLEIKTRSNEKQPSVEHGEFRRPSIQGKSEIVKEPSGGETSKEKDSPGNELKRDLKEISLKYEEKGKLMSFRELTDGRVQEMITRERAKSAYPLREVKRTDLQSVPRIVEKMYVQKQERATIDLEPPKLGKLEITITKENNELKIVFKVQTEEAKHILEHEIPKLVDRFNEKGLNAQVYVEREEDDYLYQENNEGSAKDGRREQKNERRHSDERVSFEEFIEGVKT, translated from the coding sequence GTGAGGATAGTGCTTCTGAAAGAGAGTCTACTCAACCTGATGAGAACACTTCAAAAGGAAAAGAAAGAGGAATTTCTATCGGTTCTTCTTGACGAGAAGAAGGTACTTGCTGAGAAAAAAGAAGTTCAATCAAAACCTTTCGTTTTTACTAAAGAAGGGAAGAAGAAACAAAAGGGAGAAGAAACAACCGCTCTGCTTTCTCGTTACTCTGTTCTTTTCGACCACACCGATCGCAATTACAAGGTGAAAGCGCCTGAAAAGGACAAACCAGATACGTCTTTCACAGACGCGGAAATTCCTGAAGATGCGAAAAAGATCTCAAAAACCAAGCGCGATCTCACAAGTTATCCAGAGGATGGAATTCCTCTTTTCGATGATGGAACTCATGTATCTGCTTCTCTGAAAAAAACAATGGTCAGCAACATGAGAGTTAACGAGGATGGGACGGTACATGTGTCTGAATCTCCAAAGAAGATCCCTGATGACATTAAAAGCCTTTTCGATACGAAAATCCCTGCCGATTCTGTTTCGATGAAAGAAAACGTGAGATCCAAAGGGAATGCTCCTTTTGGCGAAGTTGAACCTGAAGATGTTCTGTTATCAGAAAAAAGGGTTTCTCATCTTCCTCTCAAAAACGATCTTGGTCAGAAGAATATCTCGGTAGCAAAAGAGATCAAAGAAATTAGAACAACAGATAGTGAAGGTATGGTGGGAAAAAGAGAACATAATGTTCTGACTCAGGGATCAGTAAATTTCAAACGCGTTTCTGACGCGAGCACTTCACGAAATGATTCAATCGGAAAAGCTGTATCAGTAAAGATGATTTCCGAAAAAGAGGAAACAGAAGAAGATTTCTCACACGTTTCAAACGAGAGCCTGCCAAACAGTAAAATGCTTCAGAACAAAACCGTACAGAGCACAGAACATATTTTGAAGACCTCTCCTGAGGGTGTGGAAATCGGCGTGAAAGAAAACCCCCACCCTGTTTTTGAAAGAGCGTTCATACCTGTAAAGGAAAAGGCAACCGTTGAGCCCATCGCAGGAACGATCTCAGGGAAAATTCCTGTAGATCAGAAAGAAAGTGCGGTTCAGGAAACACCCCAGCAAGATGACATTTTGAAACAGAAGTCACCGGAAGCAGGAGTGACAAACGTGAAGGAAGAAAAGATCATCACCAGTTTGATGGAAACTGGGAAAGATATCAGCACGCTTGAGATAAAAACCAGAAGCAATGAAAAACAGCCTTCCGTTGAACACGGCGAGTTCAGAAGGCCTTCAATTCAGGGAAAAAGCGAGATAGTAAAGGAGCCGTCGGGTGGTGAAACATCGAAGGAAAAAGACAGCCCAGGAAACGAACTGAAAAGAGATCTGAAGGAGATATCTTTGAAATACGAAGAAAAAGGAAAACTGATGAGTTTTAGAGAATTAACAGATGGAAGAGTCCAGGAGATGATCACCCGTGAAAGGGCAAAAAGCGCTTATCCGTTGAGAGAAGTAAAAAGGACGGATCTTCAGAGTGTACCGAGGATAGTGGAAAAGATGTACGTTCAAAAGCAGGAAAGAGCAACGATAGACCTGGAACCCCCAAAACTTGGAAAACTGGAGATCACCATCACAAAGGAAAACAACGAACTGAAAATCGTGTTCAAGGTGCAAACAGAAGAAGCAAAGCACATTCTTGAGCACGAGATACCAAAACTGGTGGATCGGTTCAACGAAAAAGGCCTGAACGCACAGGTCTACGTTGAAAGAGAAGAAGATGACTATCTTTACCAGGAAAACAACGAAGGGAGTGCGAAGGATGGCCGCAGAGAGCAAAAAAATGAAAGAAGGCACAGTGACGAAAGGGTTTCTTTTGAGGAGTTCATTGAGGGGGTGAAGACATGA
- a CDS encoding flagellar hook assembly protein FlgD, with product MIYDLGNIYYSTLQGVRTDSTASKTLDKDAFLRLLLQELEMQDPLEPMETKDMISQLSQLTSLEQITNLTSAVKDFVEIQTSVNPAQLASLIGKYVVVKNNTVNLKDGEADSIIFNLDEDAHVVIQILDENGNLVRTEDLGSVEAGVHGWQWDGRDDNGVSVKDGTYTYHVYKVTSSGLEEIGGMEGGVVEAVQIKSGEGFVLVNGSLYPVDSILEISQEGDV from the coding sequence ATGATATACGATCTTGGAAACATCTATTACTCGACACTTCAGGGTGTGAGGACAGATTCCACTGCCAGCAAAACACTCGATAAAGATGCTTTCCTCAGACTTCTCCTTCAAGAACTGGAAATGCAAGATCCACTGGAACCAATGGAGACGAAGGATATGATTTCACAACTGTCACAACTGACCAGCCTGGAGCAGATCACAAACCTTACGAGCGCTGTGAAAGACTTTGTTGAGATACAGACGAGTGTGAACCCTGCTCAACTTGCGTCTCTGATAGGAAAATACGTCGTGGTGAAAAACAACACGGTGAACTTAAAAGACGGTGAGGCAGATAGTATCATTTTTAACCTCGACGAGGATGCACACGTTGTGATTCAGATCCTGGATGAAAACGGCAACCTGGTGAGAACAGAAGACCTGGGAAGCGTTGAAGCAGGCGTTCATGGATGGCAGTGGGACGGCAGAGACGATAACGGTGTCAGTGTGAAAGATGGAACTTACACCTACCATGTGTACAAAGTTACCTCGAGTGGGTTGGAGGAAATAGGAGGGATGGAAGGCGGTGTGGTCGAGGCTGTTCAGATAAAAAGCGGTGAGGGGTTTGTCCTGGTGAACGGATCTCTCTATCCTGTTGATTCCATTCTGGAGATCTCCCAGGAGGGTGATGTGTGA
- a CDS encoding flagellar hook protein FlgE yields the protein MMRSLYSGITGLKNFQVAMDVVGNNISNVNTVGFKASRVNFETMLAQTIKAGRAPQESVGGTNPMQIGLGSQVASIDKIMTQGSFQNTGVKTDLAIQGDGFFIVSDGNAYYYTRAGAFTLDSNGNLIQTSTGYKVQGWTAVQDPETGERYIDTNRPIGDLVISAGMTMPAKKTSNVRFEGNLNSNVGPDSFTITLTDDSGVDHDVRVWFEKTAGDLGADPFSSSQRYTMRIDINNDGTADVSGYMVFNEFGRVEEAGIYAESQVITASTDGSITGSTSLSDGTYQGIVLDSSGNIIYNGTVNVSGGSFTISDPDITSGNDYTVILFPPTPITSTITSLPVENGAELVIPTSGEPRFYEADNPTNFVQVDYTSPRYTTAVQVYDSLGNAYTVYYEFVRLGNTSIGSESFKNAWIWRAYTASGEPVSLVDENGSTGVGSDSYIAGLVEFDESGRPVQYRGLYYDSSSSSYELSSDELRTIQFDTGQSGDGVVTITADLSGITQFSGDSTVNIPWQDGNPMGVLESFAINEQGEIIGTFSNGLTDVLGQIALAVFNNPAGLMEVGNSLYAVSSNSGVPKIGAPGSGGRGTLIPGALEMSNVDLAEEFTKMIVAQRGFQANARVITTADQILNELVNIKR from the coding sequence ATGATGAGATCTCTCTACAGCGGTATCACAGGACTCAAGAACTTCCAGGTTGCAATGGACGTTGTGGGAAACAACATCTCCAATGTGAACACGGTGGGTTTCAAAGCATCGAGAGTGAACTTCGAGACGATGCTTGCCCAAACGATCAAGGCGGGTAGAGCCCCACAGGAAAGTGTGGGTGGAACCAATCCCATGCAGATCGGTCTTGGATCTCAGGTAGCAAGTATCGACAAAATCATGACCCAGGGATCTTTCCAGAACACGGGTGTGAAGACAGATCTTGCCATACAGGGCGATGGTTTCTTCATCGTATCCGATGGCAACGCCTACTATTACACAAGAGCGGGGGCGTTCACACTGGACAGCAATGGAAATCTGATTCAGACCTCTACCGGCTACAAGGTTCAGGGGTGGACGGCCGTTCAGGATCCTGAAACAGGTGAAAGATACATAGATACCAACAGGCCAATTGGAGATCTTGTTATCAGTGCTGGAATGACGATGCCTGCAAAGAAAACATCGAACGTGAGATTTGAAGGGAATTTAAATTCCAATGTGGGACCAGATTCTTTCACCATAACCTTGACAGATGACAGTGGTGTTGATCATGACGTTAGAGTGTGGTTTGAAAAGACAGCTGGCGACCTTGGAGCAGATCCCTTCAGCTCCTCCCAGAGATACACGATGAGAATTGACATCAACAACGATGGAACTGCAGACGTGAGTGGTTACATGGTGTTCAACGAATTTGGAAGAGTAGAAGAGGCTGGAATATACGCTGAATCCCAAGTTATAACAGCTTCTACCGACGGAAGCATAACAGGAAGCACATCACTTTCGGATGGCACCTATCAGGGAATAGTTTTAGACTCTTCAGGAAACATCATTTACAACGGTACGGTAAACGTTTCGGGTGGTAGCTTTACAATTTCCGATCCCGATATAACTTCCGGGAACGATTACACGGTGATACTTTTTCCACCGACACCTATTACCTCTACAATCACCTCTCTTCCGGTAGAAAACGGTGCTGAACTTGTCATCCCTACTTCTGGTGAACCCAGGTTCTACGAGGCGGACAATCCAACGAACTTCGTTCAGGTTGATTACACTTCTCCGAGGTACACCACCGCCGTTCAGGTTTACGATTCTCTTGGAAACGCGTACACCGTCTACTACGAGTTCGTCAGGCTTGGAAACACAAGCATAGGATCTGAGTCTTTCAAGAATGCATGGATTTGGAGAGCGTACACGGCAAGCGGAGAACCTGTATCTCTTGTTGACGAGAATGGAAGCACTGGTGTGGGAAGCGATAGTTATATCGCAGGTCTTGTAGAATTTGACGAATCTGGAAGACCTGTTCAGTACAGGGGTCTCTACTACGATTCCAGCTCTTCTTCCTACGAACTCAGCAGCGATGAACTTCGAACGATCCAGTTCGACACGGGTCAGAGTGGTGACGGTGTGGTTACAATAACAGCGGACCTTTCCGGGATCACTCAGTTCTCCGGTGACAGCACCGTGAACATCCCGTGGCAGGACGGAAACCCCATGGGAGTTCTTGAGTCATTTGCTATAAACGAGCAAGGCGAGATCATCGGAACATTCAGTAACGGACTCACAGACGTTCTTGGACAGATCGCCCTTGCGGTGTTCAACAATCCTGCAGGTTTGATGGAAGTTGGAAATTCTCTGTACGCTGTGTCTTCTAACAGTGGTGTTCCTAAAATAGGAGCACCCGGAAGCGGTGGAAGAGGAACCTTGATTCCCGGAGCTCTCGAGATGTCAAACGTGGACCTTGCAGAAGAGTTCACCAAAATGATAGTTGCACAGAGAGGATTCCAGGCAAACGCACGTGTCATTACCACGGCAGATCAGATCTTGAACGAACTTGTGAACATCAAGAGATGA
- a CDS encoding flagellar FlbD family protein, which produces MIKLTKIDGKWFVLNADLIETVEALPDTTITLVNGRKYIVKESVEEVVQRVIEYKRKIFNWWKDQGR; this is translated from the coding sequence ATGATCAAACTCACAAAGATCGACGGTAAATGGTTTGTTCTGAACGCTGATCTTATAGAAACCGTTGAAGCACTGCCTGACACAACGATCACCCTTGTGAACGGTAGAAAGTACATCGTGAAAGAATCCGTGGAAGAGGTTGTTCAGAGGGTGATAGAATACAAGAGAAAGATCTTCAATTGGTGGAAAGATCAGGGCAGGTGA
- a CDS encoding motility protein A, with amino-acid sequence MDLATLIGLVLVIAALFIGIATGGGDFAAFINIPSLFITVVGSIAATMVAHPRDKAFKIVNIMLSTLKEPKIDHTSLIQTMVSFSEKARREGLLSLEENLESIEDPFMKKALQLVVDGTDPDLLKNMMETELELFEEELDGERAVLESAGAYAPAFGMIGTLIGLIQMLKSLNNPETLGPSMAVALITTLYGAVLANGVFLPMAEKIKKRRDILVMEKRMILEAVLSIQAGENPRILEEKLKSFLPEKEKRAYEAASQEAAA; translated from the coding sequence ATGGATCTTGCAACCCTGATAGGGTTGGTTCTTGTGATAGCGGCTCTTTTCATAGGAATTGCAACAGGTGGAGGAGATTTTGCAGCTTTCATAAACATACCTTCACTCTTCATAACCGTCGTTGGTTCCATAGCAGCCACGATGGTGGCTCATCCCAGAGACAAAGCTTTTAAGATCGTGAACATCATGCTCTCTACGTTGAAAGAACCAAAGATAGATCACACCTCGCTCATACAGACGATGGTTTCCTTCTCGGAGAAGGCACGAAGGGAAGGACTTCTCTCTCTGGAGGAAAACCTTGAAAGTATCGAGGATCCATTCATGAAGAAAGCGTTGCAACTTGTGGTCGATGGAACGGATCCTGATCTTTTGAAAAACATGATGGAAACAGAGCTTGAACTCTTTGAGGAAGAACTCGATGGAGAAAGGGCTGTCCTGGAGTCAGCGGGTGCCTACGCTCCGGCGTTCGGTATGATAGGAACGTTGATAGGGCTCATTCAGATGTTGAAGTCTTTGAACAACCCGGAAACGCTGGGGCCTTCTATGGCTGTGGCTCTCATAACGACACTCTACGGTGCCGTTCTGGCAAACGGTGTGTTTCTTCCCATGGCGGAGAAGATCAAAAAAAGAAGAGACATTCTTGTCATGGAAAAGAGGATGATACTGGAGGCGGTTCTTTCGATTCAGGCGGGAGAGAACCCGAGGATATTGGAAGAGAAGTTAAAATCCTTCTTGCCTGAGAAAGAGAAAAGAGCCTACGAGGCTGCCTCTCAGGAGGCTGCTGCGTGA
- a CDS encoding flagellar motor protein MotB translates to MAKKKEEQKGSPQWMTTYSDMVTLLLTFFVALISMSTISPGKFQQVAVGLRIALSGQPPSVLMGGRSINEEPLITSKRGIYQELMRLSEEYKGKITVEERDEGTLIVLKDMVFFETGSARLTAEAKELLAKVGQIVIEHTTNVLEIFGYTDDRPVLPNSIYVSNWHLSSARAASVVNFFLTELKEKRMIERAADIKLGRFNIDFFYNPDRFYPIGLGDREIKKKMRDLENEINAEKALLNERLRNGEITRSEWEAKMKELEERYQQELERLRREFRRIDILIKRERV, encoded by the coding sequence ATGGCAAAGAAGAAGGAAGAGCAAAAGGGATCGCCACAGTGGATGACCACTTATTCAGATATGGTGACGCTCCTTCTCACATTCTTTGTGGCCCTGATTTCAATGTCCACCATCAGCCCCGGTAAGTTTCAACAGGTGGCGGTGGGACTCAGAATCGCTTTAAGTGGGCAACCACCGAGTGTGTTGATGGGGGGAAGAAGCATAAACGAAGAACCTTTGATCACCTCGAAAAGAGGTATCTATCAAGAACTCATGAGATTGTCCGAAGAGTATAAAGGGAAGATCACTGTTGAAGAAAGAGACGAGGGAACTCTCATAGTTCTGAAAGACATGGTTTTTTTCGAGACAGGAAGCGCAAGACTCACAGCTGAAGCGAAAGAGCTTTTGGCCAAGGTAGGACAGATCGTCATAGAACACACCACGAACGTACTGGAGATTTTTGGCTACACAGACGATAGACCCGTTCTTCCAAACTCCATTTACGTTTCCAACTGGCATCTTTCGAGTGCAAGGGCAGCAAGTGTGGTGAACTTTTTTCTGACGGAGCTTAAGGAAAAGAGAATGATCGAAAGGGCTGCCGATATTAAACTTGGACGCTTCAACATAGACTTTTTTTACAACCCTGACAGGTTCTATCCGATAGGTCTTGGAGACAGAGAGATAAAGAAAAAAATGAGAGACCTTGAAAACGAAATAAACGCGGAAAAAGCCTTGCTCAACGAAAGACTCAGAAACGGTGAGATCACCCGCTCTGAGTGGGAAGCGAAGATGAAAGAACTGGAGGAAAGATACCAACAAGAACTGGAGAGATTGAGAAGAGAGTTCAGAAGAATAGACATCCTCATAAAAAGAGAGAGGGTGTGA